A single Choristoneura fumiferana chromosome 9, NRCan_CFum_1, whole genome shotgun sequence DNA region contains:
- the LOC141431261 gene encoding uncharacterized protein isoform X6 encodes MRGAGGATLGAGAGAEYVATVRCVNPSPLAERRVSASDAGAHPPIDTDNTARRSKPAFPMTYTARATLEIGSGSVGSGRAVTTTTASNQVRTPPTLGRREGKRPPPRGPHHTPTKEKTHWDDSEYIDKWYRGLGVYGSPPEQISPAVVIGNHNSQRQTDPYSNLLHDSGQSEIGLADRSPIRINPEAIALNAPHPKLISKRHIPVVVRERDVSVDTEHSEVNIGHDDEINVLANKNVIDNEDVIARKKYRERVGKGLVVPTLSSYNPKNVRSMTIGKPLPHAATSDNRNQNSSISRAAEDKSVKDKHYSKSRNRNSNVDTVTDNTAAIKSNNKQVPSEHSKIYHRTARKQNRPPPSNNPVKSNPNHNVPTKYKNLDEDSKDTKDTPVTHMEPQIESKTETDTELVEMVSLRRPSNTDHSNEFSLFIANQQRLLQAIETNIGKEEIVNNEEKINKEVIDCMNIEPPEAKNNRPRIMESKNIEISFSETKHPLEDVTLMDCSDDRESDNPGIELAEIKRTVEIKVSEEKLRSAEVPSDASIFLTLYKRLLATPHNIDNTVVDVKSAGDAKPVLAGLDSGTGKLPKKKKDKITSRLSRKPHNENSTKKKDIIRNALKKLFFDNITQSDSSNKLTGKAVVTASTSKQVDSAIPFSCITTPEVVASCTTTASAQAAAPLDTKMGRGALTSSLSSHGGPLPRAGPAFSAAAAVAVAAAEEFKKSLDENGNSVQGFSSPQSGSSQQKKQRRKKSSKNETVIKSHHIDGYQGNKDINEVLRFIESAEPERAERPSKRHDDKKKRSAERRKDKPPRASSLDGLRAPAPPARPARPARPAAAPAKPERRSWGDDARDYFRDPEPDALELTDFQTVTKKRKPRRRADHEPRDRPRPQDAAADPDPDPDPPSPDRSNDSNDDMDSVHSLPALPSRRAPPPAPAPAPAPAPAPAPVSYADIARTRHNNIPDLIESCNYYGEGEEPPPAAPGDALAYPALEARRRPLKPAAPSAARRAGKPQEPDEPPPPAPDVVADRRPPVILLDAPARARDLDGVTFGFDVNEQLLGGARRPRCDLVRDAAAAEPAPAPPAQPPAPAPAPASRAPPLRYVPPAPPEDTHHLHQIIDYVGTAWEEVVRCGGKVRYFSE; translated from the exons ATGCGGGGCGCCGGCGGGGCCACCCtaggcgcgggcgcgggcgcggagtACGTGGCGACGGTGCGCTGCGTGAACCCGTCGCCGCTGGCCGAGCGCCGCGTCTCGGCCTCCGACGCCGGAGCGCACCCGCCCATCGACACTGACAACACCGCCAG ACGGAGCAAACCGGCGTTCCCGATGACGTACACGGCGCGCGCCACGCTGGAGATCGGCAGCGGCAGCGTGGGCTCGGGCCGCGCggtcaccaccaccaccgccTCCAACCAGGTGCGTACCCCCCCCACTCTCGGCCGCCGCGAAGGTAAGCGACCACCACCGCGCGGCCCGCACCACACTCCGACCAAGGAGAAGACGCATTGGGATGACAGCGAATACATCGACAAGTGGTATCGAGGGCTCGGCGTGTACGGCTCGCCGCCCGAACAGATCAGCCCCGCCGTTGTGATCGGCAATCATAACAGCCAGCGACAGACCGATCCTTACTCCAACCTGCTTCACGACTCCGGTCAATCGGAGATAGGTCTGGCCGATCGAAGCCCGATCAGAATCAACCCTGAAGCTATTGCCTTAAACGCACCTCACCCTAAATTAATAAGTAAACGGCACATTCCCGTAGTTGTTAGAGAACGCGATGTTTCCGTTGATACGGAGCACTCCGAAGTTAACATTGGCCATGACGACGAAATCAATGTACTAgctaataaaaatgttattgatAATGAAGATGTGATCGCTAGAAAGAAGTATCGCGAACGAGTTGGCAAAGGCTTAGTGGTCCCGACATTATCGTCTTATAATCCCAAAAACGTCAGAAGTATGACGATAGGCAAGCCTTTGCCCCACGCGGCAACTTCTGATAATCGTAATCAAAATTCTAGTATCAGTCGAGCCGCTGAAGATAAATCAGTTAAAGATAAACACTATAGTAAATCGCGTAATCGAAATTCTAATGTCGATACCGTCACTGATAACACTGCAGCTATAAAGTCCAACAATAAACAAGTTCCAAGCGAACATAGTAAAATTTACCACCGCACTGCCCGCAAACAAAACAGGCCACCGCCATCAAATAATCCAGTAAAATCTAATCCTAATCATAATGTGCCAACTAAATACAAAAATCTTGATGAAGACTCAAAAGATACTAAAGACACACCGGTAACTCATATGGAGCCTCAGATTGAATCAAAGACAGAGACTGACACAGAACTTGTTGAAATGGTGTCACTAAGGAGACCATCTAACACTGATCACTCAAACGAATTCTCGCTGTTCATCGCCAACCAACAGAGATTACTTCAAGCTATAGAAACCAACATTGGTAAAGAAgaaattgtaaataatgaagaaaaaataaataaagaagtaaTAGATTGTATGAACATTGAACCACCGGAAGCTAAAAATAATCGACCGCGAATTATGGAGTCGAAGAATATTGAAATTTCTTTTTCTGAGACCAAACACCCTCTCGAAGATGTCACCCTGATGGACTGTTCTGATGACAGAGAGTCCGATAATCCGGGCATAGAGCTCGCCGAAATTAAGCGAACAGTCGAAATAAAAGTGTCCGAGGAAAAGCTTCGTTCGGCCGAGGTCCCCAGTGACGCTTCCATTTTCCTAACACTTTACAAACGCTTGCTCGCCACTCCACATAACATAGATAATACCGTTGTAGACGTTAAGAGCGCTGGCGACGCCAAGCCCGTGCTAGCGGGGCTCGACAGCGGCACGGGGAAGCTTCCTAAGAAGAAGAAGGACAAAATAACCTCGCGCCTGTCTAGAAAGCCACACAACGAGAACTCTACGAAGAAGAAAGATATCATTAGAAATGCgcttaaaaagcttttttttgatAACATAACGCAAAGTGATAGTTCAAACAAATTAACTGGCAAAGCCGTGGTTACCGCGAGCACGAGCAAGCAG GTCGATTCCGCTATACCGTTTAGTTGCATCACGACGCCGGAGGTCGTGGCCAGCTGCACCACCACCGCGTCTGCGCAAGCGGCTGCTCCCCTCGACACCAAG ATGGGTCGCGGCGCGCTGACGAGCAGCTTGTCGAGCCACGGCGGGCCGCTGCCGCGCGCCGGGCCCGCCTtcagcgccgccgccgccgtcgccgtCGCCGCCGCCGAGGAGTTCAAG AAGTCGCTGGACGAGAACGGCAACTCCGTGCAGGGCTTCAGCTCGCCCCAGTCCGGCTCTAGTCAACAGAAGAAGCAGCGGAGAAAAAAGTCTTCCAAGAATGAGACCGTGATCAAGTCGCACCACATCGACGGGTACCAGGGCAACAAGGACATCAACGAGGTGCTGCGCTTCATCGAGAGCGCGGAGCCCGAGCGCGCGGAGCGGCCCTCCAAGCGCCACGACGACAAGAAGAAGCGCTCCGCCGAGCGGCGCAAGGACAAGCCGCCGCGCGCCTCCAGCCTGGACGGGctgcgcgcgcccgcgccgcccgcgcgccccgcgcgccccgcgcgccccgccgccgcgcccgccaagCCCGAGCGCCGCTCCTGGGGCGACGACGCGCGCGACTACTTCCGCGACCCCGAGCCCGACGCGCTCGAGCTGACCGACTTCCAGACGGTGACCAAGAAGCGCaagccgcgccgccgcgccgacCACGAGCCGCGCGACCGCCCGCGCCCGCAGGACGCCGCCGCCGACCCCGACCCCGACCCCGACCCGCCCTCGCCCGACCGCAGCAACGACTCCAACGACGACATGGACTCTGTGCACTCGCTGCCCGCGCTGCcgtcgcgccgcgcgccgccgcccgcccccgcccccgcgcccgcgcccgcgcccgcccccgcgcccgTCAGCTACGCCGACATCGCGCGCACGCGCCACAACAACATCCCCGACCTCATCGAGTCCTGCAACTACTACGGCGAGGGCGAGGAGCCGCCGCCGGCCGCGCCCGGCGACGCGCTCGCGTACCCCGCGCTGGAGGCGCGTCGGCGGCCGCTGAAGCCGGCGGCCCCCTCGGCCGCGCGGCGCGCCGGCAAGCCGCAGGAGCCCGAcgagccgccgccgcccgcgcccgacGTGGTGGCCGACCGCCGCCCGCCCGTCATCCTGCTGGacgcgccggcgcgcgcgcgcgaccTGGACGGCGTAACCTTCGGCTTCGACGTGAACGAGCAGCTGctgggcggcgcgcggcggccgcgcTGCGACCTGGTGCGTGACGCGGCCGCGGCCgagccggcgcccgcgccgcccgcgcagccgcccgcgcccgcgcccgcgcccgcgtcccgcgcgccgccgctgcGCTAcgtgccgcccgcgccgcccgaggACACACACCACCTGCACCAGATCATTGACTACGTCGGCACAG CGTGGGAAGAGGTGGTGCGGTGCGGCGGCAAGGTGCGCTACTTCAGTGAgtga
- the LOC141431261 gene encoding uncharacterized protein isoform X3 encodes MLIFIRTNPKWRKNNKHVETLDDGQLRALLDEAITYKCPKDREGKSSLFKELLEEVEQDEQACEAAARLPGRVRRAARGRRALAHSNSLQDLVAALAAEPAPRRRHHAPVSARALHGGSLPSGVDTSFLLSEEPMRGAGGATLGAGAGAEYVATVRCVNPSPLAERRVSASDAGAHPPIDTDNTARRSKPAFPMTYTARATLEIGSGSVGSGRAVTTTTASNQVRTPPTLGRREGKRPPPRGPHHTPTKEKTHWDDSEYIDKWYRGLGVYGSPPEQISPAVVIGNHNSQRQTDPYSNLLHDSGQSEIGLADRSPIRINPEAIALNAPHPKLISKRHIPVVVRERDVSVDTEHSEVNIGHDDEINVLANKNVIDNEDVIARKKYRERVGKGLVVPTLSSYNPKNVRSMTIGKPLPHAATSDNRNQNSSISRAAEDKSVKDKHYSKSRNRNSNVDTVTDNTAAIKSNNKQVPSEHSKIYHRTARKQNRPPPSNNPVKSNPNHNVPTKYKNLDEDSKDTKDTPVTHMEPQIESKTETDTELVEMVSLRRPSNTDHSNEFSLFIANQQRLLQAIETNIGKEEIVNNEEKINKEVIDCMNIEPPEAKNNRPRIMESKNIEISFSETKHPLEDVTLMDCSDDRESDNPGIELAEIKRTVEIKVSEEKLRSAEVPSDASIFLTLYKRLLATPHNIDNTVVDVKSAGDAKPVLAGLDSGTGKLPKKKKDKITSRLSRKPHNENSTKKKDIIRNALKKLFFDNITQSDSSNKLTGKAVVTASTSKQVDSAIPFSCITTPEVVASCTTTASAQAAAPLDTKMGRGALTSSLSSHGGPLPRAGPAFSAAAAVAVAAAEEFKKSLDENGNSVQGFSSPQSGSSQQKKQRRKKSSKNETVIKSHHIDGYQGNKDINEVLRFIESAEPERAERPSKRHDDKKKRSAERRKDKPPRASSLDGLRAPAPPARPARPARPAAAPAKPERRSWGDDARDYFRDPEPDALELTDFQTVTKKRKPRRRADHEPRDRPRPQDAAADPDPDPDPPSPDRSNDSNDDMDSVHSLPALPSRRAPPPAPAPAPAPAPAPAPVSYADIARTRHNNIPDLIESCNYYGEGEEPPPAAPGDALAYPALEARRRPLKPAAPSAARRAGKPQEPDEPPPPAPDVVADRRPPVILLDAPARARDLDGVTFGFDVNEQLLGGARRPRCDLVRDAAAAEPAPAPPAQPPAPAPAPASRAPPLRYVPPAPPEDTHHLHQIIDYVGTAWEEVVRCGGKVRYFSE; translated from the exons atgcttATTTTTATTCGAACAAACCCGAAATGGAGAAAG AACAACAAGCACGTGGAGACTCTGGACGACGGACAGCTTCGCGCTCTGCTGGATGAGGCCATCACCTACAAGTGTCCGAAGGATCGTGAGGGCAAGAGCAGCCTGTTCAAG GAGCTCCTCGAGGAAGTGGAGCAGGACGAGCAGGCGTgcgaggcggcggcgcggctGCCGGGGCGGGTGCGGCGCGCGGCCCGCGGCCGGCGCGCGCTCGCGCACTCCAACAGCCTGCAGGACCTCGTGGCCGCGCTGGCCGCAgagcccgcgccgcgccgccgccaccaCGCGCCCGTCTCCGCGCGCGCGCTGCACGGCGGGAGCCTGCCCTCCGGCGTCGACACAT CGTTCCTTCTGAGCGAAGAGCCGATGCGGGGCGCCGGCGGGGCCACCCtaggcgcgggcgcgggcgcggagtACGTGGCGACGGTGCGCTGCGTGAACCCGTCGCCGCTGGCCGAGCGCCGCGTCTCGGCCTCCGACGCCGGAGCGCACCCGCCCATCGACACTGACAACACCGCCAG ACGGAGCAAACCGGCGTTCCCGATGACGTACACGGCGCGCGCCACGCTGGAGATCGGCAGCGGCAGCGTGGGCTCGGGCCGCGCggtcaccaccaccaccgccTCCAACCAGGTGCGTACCCCCCCCACTCTCGGCCGCCGCGAAGGTAAGCGACCACCACCGCGCGGCCCGCACCACACTCCGACCAAGGAGAAGACGCATTGGGATGACAGCGAATACATCGACAAGTGGTATCGAGGGCTCGGCGTGTACGGCTCGCCGCCCGAACAGATCAGCCCCGCCGTTGTGATCGGCAATCATAACAGCCAGCGACAGACCGATCCTTACTCCAACCTGCTTCACGACTCCGGTCAATCGGAGATAGGTCTGGCCGATCGAAGCCCGATCAGAATCAACCCTGAAGCTATTGCCTTAAACGCACCTCACCCTAAATTAATAAGTAAACGGCACATTCCCGTAGTTGTTAGAGAACGCGATGTTTCCGTTGATACGGAGCACTCCGAAGTTAACATTGGCCATGACGACGAAATCAATGTACTAgctaataaaaatgttattgatAATGAAGATGTGATCGCTAGAAAGAAGTATCGCGAACGAGTTGGCAAAGGCTTAGTGGTCCCGACATTATCGTCTTATAATCCCAAAAACGTCAGAAGTATGACGATAGGCAAGCCTTTGCCCCACGCGGCAACTTCTGATAATCGTAATCAAAATTCTAGTATCAGTCGAGCCGCTGAAGATAAATCAGTTAAAGATAAACACTATAGTAAATCGCGTAATCGAAATTCTAATGTCGATACCGTCACTGATAACACTGCAGCTATAAAGTCCAACAATAAACAAGTTCCAAGCGAACATAGTAAAATTTACCACCGCACTGCCCGCAAACAAAACAGGCCACCGCCATCAAATAATCCAGTAAAATCTAATCCTAATCATAATGTGCCAACTAAATACAAAAATCTTGATGAAGACTCAAAAGATACTAAAGACACACCGGTAACTCATATGGAGCCTCAGATTGAATCAAAGACAGAGACTGACACAGAACTTGTTGAAATGGTGTCACTAAGGAGACCATCTAACACTGATCACTCAAACGAATTCTCGCTGTTCATCGCCAACCAACAGAGATTACTTCAAGCTATAGAAACCAACATTGGTAAAGAAgaaattgtaaataatgaagaaaaaataaataaagaagtaaTAGATTGTATGAACATTGAACCACCGGAAGCTAAAAATAATCGACCGCGAATTATGGAGTCGAAGAATATTGAAATTTCTTTTTCTGAGACCAAACACCCTCTCGAAGATGTCACCCTGATGGACTGTTCTGATGACAGAGAGTCCGATAATCCGGGCATAGAGCTCGCCGAAATTAAGCGAACAGTCGAAATAAAAGTGTCCGAGGAAAAGCTTCGTTCGGCCGAGGTCCCCAGTGACGCTTCCATTTTCCTAACACTTTACAAACGCTTGCTCGCCACTCCACATAACATAGATAATACCGTTGTAGACGTTAAGAGCGCTGGCGACGCCAAGCCCGTGCTAGCGGGGCTCGACAGCGGCACGGGGAAGCTTCCTAAGAAGAAGAAGGACAAAATAACCTCGCGCCTGTCTAGAAAGCCACACAACGAGAACTCTACGAAGAAGAAAGATATCATTAGAAATGCgcttaaaaagcttttttttgatAACATAACGCAAAGTGATAGTTCAAACAAATTAACTGGCAAAGCCGTGGTTACCGCGAGCACGAGCAAGCAG GTCGATTCCGCTATACCGTTTAGTTGCATCACGACGCCGGAGGTCGTGGCCAGCTGCACCACCACCGCGTCTGCGCAAGCGGCTGCTCCCCTCGACACCAAG ATGGGTCGCGGCGCGCTGACGAGCAGCTTGTCGAGCCACGGCGGGCCGCTGCCGCGCGCCGGGCCCGCCTtcagcgccgccgccgccgtcgccgtCGCCGCCGCCGAGGAGTTCAAG AAGTCGCTGGACGAGAACGGCAACTCCGTGCAGGGCTTCAGCTCGCCCCAGTCCGGCTCTAGTCAACAGAAGAAGCAGCGGAGAAAAAAGTCTTCCAAGAATGAGACCGTGATCAAGTCGCACCACATCGACGGGTACCAGGGCAACAAGGACATCAACGAGGTGCTGCGCTTCATCGAGAGCGCGGAGCCCGAGCGCGCGGAGCGGCCCTCCAAGCGCCACGACGACAAGAAGAAGCGCTCCGCCGAGCGGCGCAAGGACAAGCCGCCGCGCGCCTCCAGCCTGGACGGGctgcgcgcgcccgcgccgcccgcgcgccccgcgcgccccgcgcgccccgccgccgcgcccgccaagCCCGAGCGCCGCTCCTGGGGCGACGACGCGCGCGACTACTTCCGCGACCCCGAGCCCGACGCGCTCGAGCTGACCGACTTCCAGACGGTGACCAAGAAGCGCaagccgcgccgccgcgccgacCACGAGCCGCGCGACCGCCCGCGCCCGCAGGACGCCGCCGCCGACCCCGACCCCGACCCCGACCCGCCCTCGCCCGACCGCAGCAACGACTCCAACGACGACATGGACTCTGTGCACTCGCTGCCCGCGCTGCcgtcgcgccgcgcgccgccgcccgcccccgcccccgcgcccgcgcccgcgcccgcccccgcgcccgTCAGCTACGCCGACATCGCGCGCACGCGCCACAACAACATCCCCGACCTCATCGAGTCCTGCAACTACTACGGCGAGGGCGAGGAGCCGCCGCCGGCCGCGCCCGGCGACGCGCTCGCGTACCCCGCGCTGGAGGCGCGTCGGCGGCCGCTGAAGCCGGCGGCCCCCTCGGCCGCGCGGCGCGCCGGCAAGCCGCAGGAGCCCGAcgagccgccgccgcccgcgcccgacGTGGTGGCCGACCGCCGCCCGCCCGTCATCCTGCTGGacgcgccggcgcgcgcgcgcgaccTGGACGGCGTAACCTTCGGCTTCGACGTGAACGAGCAGCTGctgggcggcgcgcggcggccgcgcTGCGACCTGGTGCGTGACGCGGCCGCGGCCgagccggcgcccgcgccgcccgcgcagccgcccgcgcccgcgcccgcgcccgcgtcccgcgcgccgccgctgcGCTAcgtgccgcccgcgccgcccgaggACACACACCACCTGCACCAGATCATTGACTACGTCGGCACAG CGTGGGAAGAGGTGGTGCGGTGCGGCGGCAAGGTGCGCTACTTCAGTGAgtga